gtggtaagggctaggcaatgggagggagttaagtgacttgcccagggtcacacagctgagaagtgtctgaagtcacatttgaaaccaggaccttccatctctagacatggctttcaatccactgagctgccccccatGAAAGATTTTTAAGGTATGAAAGCAGAATTGATAGTACTTAGCAAGTGCTTAGGTacagggtggggatggggggaaaatgaggtgagaaggaagagattAGGGATAGCTATAGAGATATAAGAGTTGACTGAATAGAAACAACAATTAGACTCACACAAAAGAATAACTTTGAAGGTTTTAGAATCAACACAGCTGAATCAATTTATCATCTCAAGGTGATTATTGTCTCTGACATTAGCTAAgtctgtgatggcaaacctatggcatatgtgtcAAAGATGGCACACCAAGACCTCTAAGCGCCTGGCACCAACCCTGAATGCAGGAAGTGCAGTATGGCATGCAATGGGGATAGACATGGCACTGGGTCCCAAAAAGTCCAAAAAGGTTTTCTATCACTAAGCTAGAGGCTATTTCTTAGATAATAGATATAATGAAGAGTCCTAGACCCAAAAGCTGTAATAGTTTATTCTCTACTAGCAAAGCCTTTGTCATCCCAGGCTCATTTCCACACCACATGGACGTATTGGAGACAAGGACTTTCCTTATTTAATAAAGGCAGAGgaacagctaagtgactcagtggatagacaggcctaaagacagaaggttcaaggttcaaatctgacctcaacttactacctgtgtgacatgagtaagtcacttaatttcagttgCCTAAcgcttactgttcttctgctttggaattgatagtattgattctatgtcagaagataagggtttaaaaaaataacaacagaaataaGAATTTAGATCAAGCATTAAGCAAACTATACTTTTCACATGTTCTACATTTCCCTTTAATTCTTAGATATTAAATCATTTGAGACACAATTactttttaaacccatactttcctttcttagaatcaatactgtgtattggttctaaggcataagtgtggtaagggctaggaaattgaggttaaatgacttgcctagggccacgtagctaggaagtatctgaggccacatttgaactcaggatctcccatctgacTCTCAGTCTTGTACAATTATTATTCtgaattgcaaagtttaaattcttttagagagtaattttaggataagaaacatgctacctctccaaatccagaaagtgaattatttggagaaggcaccattaagatgcctgcacaggccacacactgcaccagaagatacaGAATtaactttgggatatggtgatttgaactgtgtggggttgaaagcatttgttttgtatgtatactcttatgccaaaggggactgccccctaactagcTTTTTGTCATTGCGCCTAGcagtcattggttttgttctcttttccttttatccccaaattattgtaagttcaaagttggttatgtttacaagatcctttggagagactagtcttccacggaTCTCAGGGGGGAAaaggtataattgaaaatctgttacactaaaaaagaacatttcccaggagcccactgacttcctgtcattatgtacttcctgtagataggggatattaggcaacgATGtagaaggtcccacctctttacactcggtcctgagcttggtggtggtaaggtgggtgtttgaactggctgatcagtcatgggcatatGGTctctattttgtatcttctttattccttgatttctaatgatcattaataaatctcttaaaatataatatttttattagagatttaatttttacagcctactaagccacctaactgcccctatacAATTTTCCCATACAAATGCTACAAATGTGCTAAAATGAACCAGCACTTCTACAattcacattttataaaaatactaaAGGCTCTAAATGTACTAAATTTCACTTAACACCTCTATACACTTATATTATGATTCTTCACCTTTTGTaatttctcttgctctttctccTGCTCAGCTATAAGTATTGATAACTGCTGAGCATGCTGTTCTtcaagtctcttcctcatttcttcaaaagccaacattttattttttagcatttCTTCTCCTTCTGCAAAGAAACATACTCTCAACACATTTGGAAAACATTgaattcttaaaataagacatttCTTCAATATCATTACTATTTGCATCACAGCATCAAGTAGTAGATCTTCTCAAATTACACAAAAGTATATATATCCTCACTTTCTACCACTTTGTATTTCACTACTGCACTCCATTTTGATGCTACTTAATAAAGACCTATAACACTTTCATACTTCTTTATCTGCTCATCTGATGGTTTCTACCAGTCAGAATTAAAGCAAAATATGTACCATCATAATTATGACAAATTAATCTACTAGAAGATTATCTCCTTTGGTATttctgttattgttgttgtttttagtatATTACTTCAAAAATTAAAGACTTCACTCTGGAGTTCTACAGAAGAACATTAGACGTTAAGTTCCAAATATGTGAAAATACAGAGGTGATTAAGTAAATAAGAAACCTGAAGGTTAAACCCACAAAAATGTTGGGATCATCGTgacagctagctggctcagtggatagatagacaagcctggagacaagaggtcctgggttcaaatcggaccttaGACACTTCTGGTTGTGTGAACCCAgtctagtcacttaatcccaaatgcttagcccttgtggctcttctgccttggtggtactgatacttagtattgattctaagacagaagggataggttttaatttttttttttggtcaggataATTATATACTACTAAATttaaatacaagatatatacattaaatctttccaaagaaatgttctttttttatagCAGAAAGATTTTCATTGCAGATAATTATGTATTAAACTAGTATAATGGTTCTCTTGTAACTTGTTCTAAATGTATCAGATGGCCTAATTTACTCTATTCCTATCAAGCTTCTTTGTTAGTGATGGCAATTATAAATGTCAAGCATCAAAAGCTTTGCTATAGTAAACCTTATATAATAAGactgaataaaaagggaaaagagttcTAATAACATAGGACAGGATGGGAGAGAAAATACCAATTCTAATCAACAAAAAAGGCattctatttaaaaatacatCATGAGGTATTTCTAGATGTATTACACGCATTTCTATTTACAGTTTCTTTGTCTAATAATTTGATGTTCAAGTGTTTATTGAAGTAGCCAAAGCTTTGAAAATCTACCAGTGAATATCACAGGAAACAAGGATAACAGCCATAGCCCAAATGGAATATCATATGTCAGTGTACCAGATTCAGATCAATAAGTGATGTTCTATGCAAGAGCTTTATTTTGTCATTAGGAAGATCTCATCTAATAGGCACCTAAAGTTTTGGAATCTAAATAAGAAAGTCCATGTGAATAATGAAAAGCTCTTTAAATCAGTGTGGTTAATCAGACTACCCTTGCCAAGTGGATTCAATCCTACATATCATGataacacaaattaaaataattacttcCTTCAAAACTTAAAAGATCTCTATAATAAAATTGCCTTTTGTTATGTGATTAGCACCAACTGCATGAAAATGTAGAATTCTCTTACCTCTGGAACTCATTTCTAACAGCTCATTCTTGTTAATAATTACAGATCCCTTAGAATATCTTTTTTCCCGTATCCATTGTCTGTCCTGTTCAACTGTTCCACTTGTTAGGACATAagggctattttctttttgtaagcCATCAACATCCAAATCAAGTCTCCGCTTAACCTTCTCAAAACTGTTTTCCACAAATTGTTCATTTCCACAGGGTCCATTTGGTGTATCCATCTGTTGTCTTTTATTCTGGGTTTGCATCAGGAGTGGAGATGGATTTTGTACATCATAAGATTTATTCAGTTCCATTTGTGAATTACAGTTTTTTTCCAATACACTAGTTGGCTTGATTGCATTCCTTATTCCACACTTTTGACTTACCATGCACTGACTGGCTACATATGGCTCATGCAATTCTGTAACTATAGTATAATTATTGTCTATTTTGTGTGGCTCTCTCCCATCAGATGCTATTTGACCCTCCACTGTACCAGTTACCTGAATGACTCTGTTTTCAAATTGGTTGACTGAATGTTGATTCATTTCATTTGGTTTACCTAAGACTGATTCTTCATCTCCAGTTTCAGAAGCATTTTTGCTGACCATAGGAACTTGAACTTTGCTAGAACAAACTTCAGTtaaatcaataggaaattttggCACAGACTCAGGTATATTTGTCTTTTCGTTGATATCTTGTATGATTAAATCCATGgccctccccttttctttagGACTCAATTCATAGGCATTTACTggattatttataaatatgtgcCCTGTTGATGAAGACTTAGGTCGTCTCCGATGCATTTTAGGACTCACACTTGGCTCTGGACTAGGTAACTTGGCATAGGAACCTGTAAAACTTTTGACAACGCTACTTTCAGGATCAAAAGTGGAGGTGACTTTAAAATCTTCATCTTCTTCTGAATCCAAAAGAGTGGGCGTACCCATTCCCACTGGTAGATCCACTTTGGAGAAGCTAGCTAAAGCTAAAGCATTCATGCTGCTCATCTGGGTGGTAGCACTTTGGAGAAGAATGTTTGATTTATTAAGGCTTGGCTTATCAAGTGAAACTGAACCACAACTTTTGCTTAAacagtttgtgttttcttttccagagtcactcATCATAACAGCATCATTCTCTTTGTCCGAGTGGCTCTCAGTGATGCTCTTCTTTGAGTTATTTCTCACGCTACGTcgaatttgttctctttctatatattcctttgattttttcataaGATTCTGAAGGCTCATTATATATGGATCTGAGGTGGCTGCTTCAACCCGGGAGGActctaattttccttctcttttggggATTTCATCAGCAATCAGAGTCTCTTGTGAGGTATCTGAAGATTTCTCTGGAAAAGTTTCTTTTCCCATCAGCTTAGGATTAGGGCTGTCACTTCGTTTGTCAGACATGCACTCTCCTGTTCCTTTATCTGAATCTGTCCCATTCAGTTTTACTTGGGCAATGGTATCAGCAGGCAAAATTTCAATAGTCTCTTCAACCTTTGTTGAGGCAGAATGTTCAGTAAGACTCGGCAAATTCTCTTTTGGAAGTATAGTGGGAACATCCAAGTTTCTGACTTCTGAATTAAGGTTAACTGCCTCAGGTTCCCACTGATCAAAATCACTTATATTTGGTGCTTTTCTGACCTGCaaagaaaaattcaggaattgattatttccagttattGAATGTCATTTATGTTTTATGAATGTCATTTAACTATCACAGAGCTAGACAGTGGGGTCacagataaaaaaatgaaataatccctactcacaagaagcttaaattctaacaaaacaaaacagtacaTGTAAAAATGTATACATACAACATAAATATAATAGGAATAGATACAACATATAAAGTTTGAGCAGGCGTGCACCAGCAGGAGAGCTGATAGGAAAAAGCTTTATGCAAAAGATAAGAGGGTAAGTTGCATCTCAAAGAAAGAGAGGAACTCTAGGAGGTGGAGATAAGGAGAAAGTACATTCTAGACAAGTCAAAAAATAGAGTACCATGGGAGAGTATAAAAAAAAGGCTAGTTTGGCTGGAAACCAGAGTGTTTTGAGTGGGGAACAAGGTGCAAGGAGGCCAGAAAGACAGATGGAGGGCAAGGTTGTGTAAGGCTATTATAAGAAACagtggaatttatatttgatcctaggggCAATAAGGAGCTACTGCAATTTTCTGAGTAGGAGAATGTCATTGTCATATCTGgagttaaggaaaatgactttggcTATAGGACATATGTTGGTCTGAATAGGGAGAGATCTGAGGCTCAGGAGACTTATTAATAAGATGGACATTGCAATATTTTAGGTGAGGGTCTAAACTAAGGAGGTAGTTATGTGagtagagggaagaagaaggatggAATAGATGTTGTAATGGCAGAAATGGCAAGATATGGTAAATGTACtggatggggaaaaggaaagtgagaagtcTAGGATAATACCACAGGTATGAACCTGGCAGACCAGAAGGATGCTGCTGCCTCTGAAATAAAGAAAGTTTAGAAAAGGGGAAggtttggagggaaagataaGAAGTCCAGTTTTAGAAATGTTGTTTAACTTTCTCTGGGGCACAAAGTTTAAAATATCCAATATTTAGTGAGggagaactagaactagaaaagacATTGGGGATGAATAAACAAATCAGGGATAGAGATGACAGTCAAACTCATATAAGCTGAGGAAGTTatcaagagagagaaagtggataGGGAGAGAGGTCTGGGCAAAATGTTGGGGAACACTCCCAGTTAAGAAGTGGGCCAGAGATTACCTGAAGAACTTAAATCTTAAATTTCTAATACATAAGAGGATTCCACTTAGGCTAGGTTGTTTAAAGAACAAGATGACAAGTCTTGTCAAAGGCTacttaaatatatgttatatgtctatattttatgtacaattaaattattctttatgaggaaaaaaatcaatgttatCCTTGGCTATTGTTAGCAATGCAAcgatctggaacaattctgaaagacctatgaaagggaatgctatccacctccaggaaaagaactgttggagtcagatggatgagGATCAAAAAgtattatctttcacatcagtgtaattatgctttttattttggggttttttagggGTGTGCTCTCATAGAAATGACCAATagggaagtatgttttgtatgataatacatatatagcacagatcaaattgcttactatctctgagtgggtggagggaaggagatggtttggatcttataattttgggaaatgtatgttgaaaattattgcatataactgggaaaataatctatctttgaatttaaaaaaattagtgctAACAAAGATAAATGCTATTTACTAATCTCAAAAGAATGTCTTCAATTTTATGATGGCTATGTTATACTTGTATTTCCTCTCATGATTACTATCATATTGAGATAATCAGAGTGTAACATAACTGAGTagtaatataaaattatgtcCTATGAGAAACTCATATGTAAAGTAATTTGATGTAAAAATTGGATCCCTAACTGCTTGTTCTTTACAACAAATCTGCCTACaagcattttataatttgtaACTGATGCAGCTAAGAAATACAATAGAAACAGAGTACTAGAcaagcagtcaggaagacctgagttcaaatcctgtcacaACTGGGTCCCTGGAGTAGAAAGTCTTCAGTTCCTGTATATTAGAgagaattactgtgtattgtGTCTGAGGATCATAGATCCTATCCAatctgctttttgcattttctttgtccctgGGAATCCCAAAGAATATCTTTCCTTTGAACAgaatttgttaataaatgaaaGGGACAAGGATTCCTTTCCAGTGTAAGTGCAAACCTTCACCTGTTTACCTCTAGTGTGAGGAAGGACTGGGGGtctgatggaccacctcttaattagcaaTTCACTACTTATGAGATGTCTATGGATATTCAAGGGGAGGGGCTGAGTAATGAGCTCCTACAATTCTATTTATTGAGCTGTCTGACCAAGGTTTGAGCTCTCTGCTTATTTGAGAGGGCCATGGACCTCTATGCTAATTGGTTAtaatgctggcctaaccaataaagggatataataaaaaaactgatattcttaccccaaaaATCAAGTCTCTTGAGGTAATTTAAATTGTAACAGAGCCTAAAGAAGTTACTTAACCTATATCTGCCTCtagttccctcctctgtaaaatgcaggtaataacagcacttaccttccagcattgttgaggataaaatgagataatattcttaaagcacaatatgtttgctattattatcattatcaaacAATATCTCAATATTAATGATTTAAGCACAAATTTATATGAGGCAAACTAAGCTAAACAATAATCTATCAATGCTTAAAAACAACTTTTACGACTGTGATTCTTAAGCTTTTTTTGTGTCTTTGACCCCTATGACATTCTATTGAAGTCTATGAATCTttacagaatgtttttaaatgtctcaaataaaatatatagttatattaaaaaaaaaaagtttatggagAGCCTGAGAGAGGTGGAgttaagatggcagcatagagacagcaaaagttcagacctctgaaaacccttccgtaccaaatacaaattaaatgttcctaggggactgaaaatcaaacctaacaacaagacagagccaaggaaccctcgtgctggactcaattcaaaagactgcactgagagatctcctgacaaagctccaagaggggagactgacagaaacccccccccccaaaaaaaagagagagagaggagcaagagcacagacaaccacagggagtaaagaagggggtaaatatgagcaaaaaacagaaaaagaaataagaaattacaattgacagcttctatacaggcaatgaacaaggaacaaacagaacagagaaggaggagggaacatcaagcaataaaacagaaaacccagtgaattggatacaggctttggaagaactcaaaatacaattcaaaa
The window above is part of the Monodelphis domestica isolate mMonDom1 chromosome 7, mMonDom1.pri, whole genome shotgun sequence genome. Proteins encoded here:
- the CCP110 gene encoding centriolar coiled-coil protein of 110 kDa isoform X7 produces the protein MEEYEKFFEKSLARIQEESLPKETFPAGHLENISLIRFHGVAVLSPLLSVERRKEMQQEKQKALDVEARKQISRKKALLNRVQKILENVQVRKAPNISDFDQWEPEAVNLNSEVRNLDVPTILPKENLPSLTEHSASTKVEETIEILPADTIAQVKLNGTDSDKGTGECMSDKRSDSPNPKLMGKETFPEKSSDTSQETLIADEIPKREGKLESSRVEAATSDPYIMSLQNLMKKSKEYIEREQIRRSVRNNSKKSITESHSDKENDAVMMSDSGKENTNCLSKSCGSVSLDKPSLNKSNILLQSATTQMSSMNALALASFSKVDLPVGMGTPTLLDSEEDEDFKVTSTFDPESSVVKSFTGSYAKLPSPEPSVSPKMHRRRPKSSSTGHIFINNPVNAYELSPKEKGRAMDLIIQDINEKTNIPESVPKFPIDLTEVCSSKVQVPMVSKNASETGDEESVLGKPNEMNQHSVNQFENRVIQVTGTVEGQIASDGREPHKIDNNYTIVTELHEPYVASQCMVSQKCGIRNAIKPTSVLEKNCNSQMELNKSYDVQNPSPLLMQTQNKRQQMDTPNGPCGNEQFVENSFEKVKRRLDLDVDGLQKENSPYVLTSGTVEQDRQWIREKRYSKGSVIINKNELLEMSSREGEEMLKNKMLAFEEMRKRLEEQHAQQLSILIAEQEKEQEKLQKVFSLEVQAKFDKITAVAKGFLTRRLLQTEKVKHLRQTVKDTMEFIRSFQSEAPLKRGSVSAQDASLQERVLAQLRAALFDIHDIFFIMDATERMSILHHDREVRKEKMLRQMDKMKNPRASLSAATQKSLDRKKYMKAAEMGIPNKKILIRQKPSETRVLQPSQGQNAPIHRPLCRQGTPKTSVKGVEQSREKSSDNRMPNRVPVSGAYAGKTQRKQPNVATI
- the CCP110 gene encoding centriolar coiled-coil protein of 110 kDa isoform X2 — protein: MEEYEKFFEKSLARIQEESLPKETFPAGHLENISLIRFHGVAVLSPLLSVERRKEMQQEKQKALDVEARKQISRKKALLNRVQKILENVQVRKAPNISDFDQWEPEAVNLNSEVRNLDVPTILPKENLPSLTEHSASTKVEETIEILPADTIAQVKLNGTDSDKGTGECMSDKRSDSPNPKLMGKETFPEKSSDTSQETLIADEIPKREGKLESSRVEAATSDPYIMSLQNLMKKSKEYIEREQIRRSVRNNSKKSITESHSDKENDAVMMSDSGKENTNCLSKSCGSVSLDKPSLNKSNILLQSATTQMSSMNALALASFSKVDLPVGMGTPTLLDSEEDEDFKVTSTFDPESSVVKSFTGSYAKLPSPEPSVSPKMHRRRPKSSSTGHIFINNPVNAYELSPKEKGRAMDLIIQDINEKTNIPESVPKFPIDLTEVCSSKVQVPMVSKNASETGDEESVLGKPNEMNQHSVNQFENRVIQVTGTVEGQIASDGREPHKIDNNYTIVTELHEPYVASQCMVSQKCGIRNAIKPTSVLEKNCNSQMELNKSYDVQNPSPLLMQTQNKRQQMDTPNGPCGNEQFVENSFEKVKRRLDLDVDGLQKENSPYVLTSGTVEQDRQWIREKRYSKGSVIINKNELLEMSSREGEEMLKNKMLAFEEMRKRLEEQHAQQLSILIAEQEKEQEKLQKEIEEQERILKEKKETTALTADMNRNNAVELEWRKISDSGLLETMLSQVDTLHIANSNNSAFTNSTLQHSFASTSEVPFYLWGSSTSGLPKIAVTKPLGRGKTRCSQVFSLEVQAKFDKITAVAKGFLTRRLLQTEKVKHLRQTVKDTMEFIRSFQSEAPLKRGSVSAQDASLQERVLAQLRAALFDIHDIFFIMDATERMSILHHDREVRKEKMLRQMDKMKNPRASLSAATQKSLDRKKYMKAAEMGIPNKKILIRQKPSETRVLQPSQGQNAPIHRPLCRQGTPKTSVKGVEQSREKSSDNRMPNRVPVSGAYAGKTQRKQPNVATI
- the CCP110 gene encoding centriolar coiled-coil protein of 110 kDa isoform X3, giving the protein MEEYEKFFEKSLARIQEESLPKETFPAGHLENISLIRFHGVAVLSPLLSVERRKEMQQEKQKALDVEARKQISRKKALLNRVQKILENVQVRKAPNISDFDQWEPEAVNLNSEVRNLDVPTILPKENLPSLTEHSASTKVEETIEILPADTIAQVKLNGTDSDKGTGECMSDKRSDSPNPKLMGKETFPEKSSDTSQETLIADEIPKREGKLESSRVEAATSDPYIMSLQNLMKKSKEYIEREQIRRSVRNNSKKSITESHSDKENDAVMMSDSGKENTNCLSKSCGSVSLDKPSLNKSNILLQSATTQMSSMNALALASFSKVDLPVGMGTPTLLDSEEDEDFKVTSTFDPESSVVKSFTGSYAKLPSPEPSVSPKMHRRRPKSSSTGHIFINNPVNAYELSPKEKGRAMDLIIQDINEKTNIPESVPKFPIDLTEVCSSKVQVPMVSKNASETGDEESVLGKPNEMNQHSVNQFENRVIQVTGTVEGQIASDGREPHKIDNNYTIVTELHEPYVASQCMVSQKCGIRNAIKPTSVLEKNCNSQMELNKSYDVQNPSPLLMQTQNKRQQMDTPNGPCGNEQFVENSFEKVKRRLDLDVDGLQKENSPYVLTSGTVEQDRQWIREKRYSKGSVIINKNELLEMSSREGEEMLKNKMLAFEEMRKRLEEQHAQQLSILIAEQEKEQEKLQKEIEEQERILKEKKETTALTADMNRNNAVELEWRKISDSGLLETMLSQVDTLHIANSNNSAFTNSTLQHSFASTSEVPFYLWGSSTSGLPKIAVTKPLGRGKTRCSQVFSLEVQAKFDKITAVAKGFLTRRLLQTEKVKHLRQTVKVRALDTMEFIRSFQSEAPLKRGSVSAQDASLQERVLAQLRAALFDIHDIFFIMDATERMSILHHDREVRKEKMLRQMDKMKNPRASLSAATQKSLDRKKYMKAAEMGIPNKKILIRQKPSETRVLQPSQGQNAPIHRPLCRQGSICRKNPKKAAKCCDNLRRQHSLG
- the CCP110 gene encoding centriolar coiled-coil protein of 110 kDa isoform X5; translated protein: MQQEKQKALDVEARKQISRKKALLNRVQKILENVQVRKAPNISDFDQWEPEAVNLNSEVRNLDVPTILPKENLPSLTEHSASTKVEETIEILPADTIAQVKLNGTDSDKGTGECMSDKRSDSPNPKLMGKETFPEKSSDTSQETLIADEIPKREGKLESSRVEAATSDPYIMSLQNLMKKSKEYIEREQIRRSVRNNSKKSITESHSDKENDAVMMSDSGKENTNCLSKSCGSVSLDKPSLNKSNILLQSATTQMSSMNALALASFSKVDLPVGMGTPTLLDSEEDEDFKVTSTFDPESSVVKSFTGSYAKLPSPEPSVSPKMHRRRPKSSSTGHIFINNPVNAYELSPKEKGRAMDLIIQDINEKTNIPESVPKFPIDLTEVCSSKVQVPMVSKNASETGDEESVLGKPNEMNQHSVNQFENRVIQVTGTVEGQIASDGREPHKIDNNYTIVTELHEPYVASQCMVSQKCGIRNAIKPTSVLEKNCNSQMELNKSYDVQNPSPLLMQTQNKRQQMDTPNGPCGNEQFVENSFEKVKRRLDLDVDGLQKENSPYVLTSGTVEQDRQWIREKRYSKGSVIINKNELLEMSSREGEEMLKNKMLAFEEMRKRLEEQHAQQLSILIAEQEKEQEKLQKEIEEQERILKEKKETTALTADMNRNNAVELEWRKISDSGLLETMLSQVDTLHIANSNNSAFTNSTLQHSFASTSEVPFYLWGSSTSGLPKIAVTKPLGRGKTRCSQVFSLEVQAKFDKITAVAKGFLTRRLLQTEKVKHLRQTVKVRALDTMEFIRSFQSEAPLKRGSVSAQDASLQERVLAQLRAALFDIHDIFFIMDATERMSILHHDREVRKEKMLRQMDKMKNPRASLSAATQKSLDRKKYMKAAEMGIPNKKILIRQKPSETRVLQPSQGQNAPIHRPLCRQGTPKTSVKGVEQSREKSSDNRMPNRVPVSGAYAGKTQRKQPNVATI
- the CCP110 gene encoding centriolar coiled-coil protein of 110 kDa isoform X1; the encoded protein is MEEYEKFFEKSLARIQEESLPKETFPAGHLENISLIRFHGVAVLSPLLSVERRKEMQQEKQKALDVEARKQISRKKALLNRVQKILENVQVRKAPNISDFDQWEPEAVNLNSEVRNLDVPTILPKENLPSLTEHSASTKVEETIEILPADTIAQVKLNGTDSDKGTGECMSDKRSDSPNPKLMGKETFPEKSSDTSQETLIADEIPKREGKLESSRVEAATSDPYIMSLQNLMKKSKEYIEREQIRRSVRNNSKKSITESHSDKENDAVMMSDSGKENTNCLSKSCGSVSLDKPSLNKSNILLQSATTQMSSMNALALASFSKVDLPVGMGTPTLLDSEEDEDFKVTSTFDPESSVVKSFTGSYAKLPSPEPSVSPKMHRRRPKSSSTGHIFINNPVNAYELSPKEKGRAMDLIIQDINEKTNIPESVPKFPIDLTEVCSSKVQVPMVSKNASETGDEESVLGKPNEMNQHSVNQFENRVIQVTGTVEGQIASDGREPHKIDNNYTIVTELHEPYVASQCMVSQKCGIRNAIKPTSVLEKNCNSQMELNKSYDVQNPSPLLMQTQNKRQQMDTPNGPCGNEQFVENSFEKVKRRLDLDVDGLQKENSPYVLTSGTVEQDRQWIREKRYSKGSVIINKNELLEMSSREGEEMLKNKMLAFEEMRKRLEEQHAQQLSILIAEQEKEQEKLQKEIEEQERILKEKKETTALTADMNRNNAVELEWRKISDSGLLETMLSQVDTLHIANSNNSAFTNSTLQHSFASTSEVPFYLWGSSTSGLPKIAVTKPLGRGKTRCSQVFSLEVQAKFDKITAVAKGFLTRRLLQTEKVKHLRQTVKVRALDTMEFIRSFQSEAPLKRGSVSAQDASLQERVLAQLRAALFDIHDIFFIMDATERMSILHHDREVRKEKMLRQMDKMKNPRASLSAATQKSLDRKKYMKAAEMGIPNKKILIRQKPSETRVLQPSQGQNAPIHRPLCRQGTPKTSVKGVEQSREKSSDNRMPNRVPVSGAYAGKTQRKQPNVATI
- the CCP110 gene encoding centriolar coiled-coil protein of 110 kDa isoform X6, producing the protein MEEYEKFFEKSLARIQEESLPKETFPAGHLENISLIRFHGVAVLSPLLSVERRKEMQQEKQKALDVEARKQISRKKALLNRVQKILENVQVRKAPNISDFDQWEPEAVNLNSEVRNLDVPTILPKENLPSLTEHSASTKVEETIEILPADTIAQVKLNGTDSDKGTGECMSDKRSDSPNPKLMGKETFPEKSSDTSQETLIADEIPKREGKLESSRVEAATSDPYIMSLQNLMKKSKEYIEREQIRRSVRNNSKKSITESHSDKENDAVMMSDSGKENTNCLSKSCGSVSLDKPSLNKSNILLQSATTQMSSMNALALASFSKVDLPVGMGTPTLLDSEEDEDFKVTSTFDPESSVVKSFTGSYAKLPSPEPSVSPKMHRRRPKSSSTGHIFINNPVNAYELSPKEKGRAMDLIIQDINEKTNIPESVPKFPIDLTEVCSSKVQVPMVSKNASETGDEESVLGKPNEMNQHSVNQFENRVIQVTGTVEGQIASDGREPHKIDNNYTIVTELHEPYVASQCMVSQKCGIRNAIKPTSVLEKNCNSQMELNKSYDVQNPSPLLMQTQNKRQQMDTPNGPCGNEQFVENSFEKVKRRLDLDVDGLQKENSPYVLTSGTVEQDRQWIREKRYSKGSVIINKNELLEMSSREGEEMLKNKMLAFEEMRKRLEEQHAQQLSILIAEQEKEQEKLQKVFSLEVQAKFDKITAVAKGFLTRRLLQTEKVKHLRQTVKVRALDTMEFIRSFQSEAPLKRGSVSAQDASLQERVLAQLRAALFDIHDIFFIMDATERMSILHHDREVRKEKMLRQMDKMKNPRASLSAATQKSLDRKKYMKAAEMGIPNKKILIRQKPSETRVLQPSQGQNAPIHRPLCRQGTPKTSVKGVEQSREKSSDNRMPNRVPVSGAYAGKTQRKQPNVATI